A genomic segment from Pleurodeles waltl isolate 20211129_DDA chromosome 9, aPleWal1.hap1.20221129, whole genome shotgun sequence encodes:
- the LOC138259712 gene encoding uncharacterized protein, translating to MEGESSEGESAGLEDQSSEGEAAGVEGQSSEGEGAGLEGQSSEGEGAAVEGKSSEGEGAAVEVQSIDGEGAALEGQSSEGEGAGVKRKSIEGEGAGVHGLSREGESAGLEGLSCEGERVGLEGQSSEGEGAGMAGQSSEGESVGLEGQSSEGEGVGVEGQPSEGKRVGVEGQSSEGDGGGEEEQASEGEEAGQEAQSSEGEEDGLEEQSSDGEEAGEQEQASEGEGAGVEGHSIEGERDGMEGQSCEGESSEGESAGLEDQSSEGEAAGVEGQSSEGEGAGLEGQSSEGEGAAVEGKSSEGEGAAVEVQSIDGEGAALEGQSSEGEGAGVKRKSIEGEGAGVHGLSREGESAGLEGLSCEGERVGLEGQSSEGEGAGMAGQSSEGESVGLEGQSSEGEGVGVEGQPSEGKRVGVEGQSSEGDGGGEEEQASEGEEAGQEAQSSEGEEDGLEEQSSDGEEAGEQEQASEGEGAGVEGHSIEGERDGMEGQSCEGESSEGESAGLEDQSSEGEAAGVEGQSSEGEGAGLEGQSSEGEGAAVEGKSSEGEGAAVEVQSIDGEGAALEGQSSEGEGAGVKRKSIEGEGAGVHGLSREGESAGLEGLSCEGERVGLEGQSSEGEGAGMAGQSSEGESVGLEGQSSEGEGVGVEGQPSEGKRVGVEGQSSEGDGGGEEEQASEGEEAGQEAQSSEGEEDGLEEQSSDGEEAGEQEQASEGEGAGVEGHSIEGERDGMEGQSCEGKGVGLEGQSSEGEGGGVEGESSEGKGAGVEGQSCEGEGAGVEGQSCEGQGYGLERHYSEGERDGLEGQSSECEGAGVEGQSSKGEGDEVEGKSIEGEGAGVERQSSEGESTGLEGQSSEGEGARVEEQSSEGEGAGLEGQPSEGCSKKGP from the exons ATGgaaggagagtctagtgaaggtgaaagtgctggtctggaggatcagtctagtgaaggtgaagcagctggagtggagggacagtctagtgaaggtgaaggagctggtctggagggacagtctagtgaaggtgagggtgcagCAGTGGAGGgaaagtctagtgaaggtgagggagctgcagTGGAGGTTCAGTCTATTGATGGTGAGGGAGCTGCATTGGAGGGacaatctagtgaaggtgagggtgctggagtgaAAAGAAAGTCTATTGAAGGCGAGGGAGCTGGAGTACATGGACTGTctcgtgaaggtgagagtgctgggctGGAGGGACTGTCTTGTGAAGGTGAGAGAGTTGGTCTTGAGGGACAGTCTagcgaaggtgagggagctggaatggccggacagtctagtgaaggggagagtgttggtctggagggacagtctagtgaaggtgagggagttggagtaGAGGGACAGCCTAGTGAAGGTAAGAGAGTTGGAgtagagggacagtctagtgaaggtgatggaGGTGGAGAGGAGGAACAGGCTAGTGAAGGGGAGGAAGCTGGGCAGGAggcacagtctagtgaaggtgaggaagaTGGGCTGGAGGAACAGTCTAGTGATGGTGAGGAAGCTGGAGAGCAGGAACaggctagtgaaggtgagggagctggagtggaaggACATTCTATTGAAGGTGAGAGAGATGGaatggagggacagtcttgtgaag gagagtctagtgaaggtgaaagtgctggtctggaggatcagtctagtgaaggtgaagcagctggagtggagggacagtctagtgaaggtgaaggagctggtctggagggacagtctagtgaaggtgagggtgcagCAGTGGAGGgaaagtctagtgaaggtgagggagctgcagTGGAGGTTCAGTCTATTGATGGTGAGGGAGCTGCATTGGAGGGacaatctagtgaaggtgagggtgctggagtgaAAAGAAAGTCTATTGAAGGCGAGGGAGCTGGAGTACATGGACTGTctcgtgaaggtgagagtgctgggctGGAGGGACTGTCTTGTGAAGGTGAGAGAGTTGGTCTTGAGGGACAGTCTagcgaaggtgagggagctggaatggccggacagtctagtgaaggggagagtgttggtctggagggacagtctagtgaaggtgagggagttggagtaGAGGGACAGCCTAGTGAAGGTAAGAGAGTTGGAgtagagggacagtctagtgaaggtgatggaGGTGGAGAGGAGGAACAGGCTAGTGAAGGGGAGGAAGCTGGGCAGGAggcacagtctagtgaaggtgaggaagaTGGGCTGGAGGAACAGTCTAGTGATGGTGAGGAAGCTGGAGAGCAGGAACaggctagtgaaggtgagggagctggagtggaaggACATTCTATTGAAGGTGAGAGAGATGGaatggagggacagtcttgtgaag gagagtctagtgaaggtgaaagtgctggtctggaggatcagtctagtgaaggtgaagcagctggagtggagggacagtctagtgaaggtgaaggagctggtctggagggacagtctagtgaaggtgagggtgcagCAGTGGAGGgaaagtctagtgaaggtgagggagctgcagTGGAGGTTCAGTCTATTGATGGTGAGGGAGCTGCATTGGAGGGacaatctagtgaaggtgagggtgctggagtgaAAAGAAAGTCTATTGAAGGCGAGGGAGCTGGAGTACATGGACTGTctcgtgaaggtgagagtgctgggctGGAGGGACTGTCTTGTGAAGGTGAGAGAGTTGGTCTTGAGGGACAGTCTagcgaaggtgagggagctggaatggccggacagtctagtgaaggggagagtgttggtctggagggacagtctagtgaaggtgagggagttggagtaGAGGGACAGCCTAGTGAAGGTAAGAGAGTTGGAgtagagggacagtctagtgaaggtgatggaGGTGGAGAGGAGGAACAGGCTAGTGAAGGGGAGGAAGCTGGGCAGGAggcacagtctagtgaaggtgaggaagaTGGGCTGGAGGAACAGTCTAGTGATGGTGAGGAAGCTGGAGAGCAGGAACaggctagtgaaggtgagggagctggagtggaaggACATTCTATTGAAGGTGAGAGAGATGGaatggagggacagtcttgtgaaggtAAGGGCGTTGGGCTggaaggacagtctagtgaaggtgagggtggtggagtggagggagagtctagtgaaggtaagggagctggagtggagggacagtcttgtgaaggtgagggagctggagtggagggacagtcttgtgaaggtCAGGGATATGGGCTGGAGAGGCAttatagtgaaggtgagagagatgggctggagggacagtctagtgaatgtgagggtgctggagtggaggGGCAGTCTAGCAAAGGTGAGGGAGATGAAGTGGAGGGAAAGTCtattgaaggtgagggagctggagtggagagacagtctagtgaaggtgagagtactggtctggagggacagtctagtgaaggtgagggagctcgaGTGGAggaacagtctagtgaaggtgagggagctggattggagggacagcctagtgaag